Proteins from a genomic interval of Trifolium pratense cultivar HEN17-A07 linkage group LG6, ARS_RC_1.1, whole genome shotgun sequence:
- the LOC123890405 gene encoding GDSL esterase/lipase At5g03610-like yields MDFFPFLLSLIFLMLHLSGQRVVEAETDHNITKLFVFGDSYADTGNIKRGLASSWKHPYGVTFPGKPAGRFSDGRVLTDYIAQYLKMKSPISYRVRKYAMPHHLKYGMNFAFGGTGVFETLNPGPNMTTQIDFFEGALKDKLYTTEDINNSVALVSVAGNDYTRYTVKNGSIQGLPSFIESLINQTITNIIRIKGLGVKKVIISNLQPVGCLPSTTASNSFKQCNETSNNLLALYHNTLLTQAVTKLNQQTKDHNSSPFLVLNLYDSFMSVLNHPSTHNIKDKLKPCCVGVSNEYSCGSVDENNVKKYLVCEKPKSAFFWDLVHPTEAGWHAVYNKLRVMNVLQQIHY; encoded by the exons ATGGATTTCTTTCCCTTTCTACTCTCTCTAATTTTCCTTATGTTACATCTCTCAG GACAAAGGGTGGTAGAAGCTGAAACTGATcataatataacaaaattatttgtttttggagattcatatgctgacacagGAAATATCAAAAGAGGTTTGGCCAGTTCTTGGAAACATCCTTATGGTGTCACCTTTCCCGGCAAACCTGCCGGCCGTTTCTCCGACGGCAGAGTCCTCACCGACTACATTG CCCAGTATTTGAAAATGAAATCACCAATCTCATACAGAGTGAGAAAATATGCTATGCCACACCATTTGAAATATGGAATGAACTTTGCATTTGGTGGTACTGGTGTGTTTGAAACGTTGAATCCAGGCCCAAACATGACCACCCagattgatttttttgaaggagCCCTAAAAGACAAATTGTACACAACTGAAGATATCAATAATTCAGTTGCTCTTGTCTCTGTCGCTGGTAATGACTACACTCGTTACACAGTAAAAAATGGCTCTATTCAG GGTTTACCATCATTCATAGAATCACTGATTAATCAAACAATCACAAATATAATTCGCATCAAAGGATTAGGAGTGAAGAAAGTGATTATATCTAATCTACAACCAGTTGGATGTCTACCTTCAACGACAGCTTCAAACTCATTCAAACAATGTAATGAAACATCAAACAATCTCCTAGCACTTTACCATAACACACTCTTAACTCAAGCAGTGACCAAATTAAACCAACAAACAAAAGATCATAATTCGTCGCCCTTTTTAGTTCTTAATCTTTACGATAGTTTTATGTCGGTGTTGAATCATCCATCTACACATAACATTAAGGATAAGTTGAAGCCATGTTGTGTTGGAGTTAGTAATGAGTATTCATGTGGAAGTGTTGATGAGAATAATGTTAAGAAATATTTGGTTTGTGAGAAACCAAAATCTGCTTTCTTTTGGGATTTGGTTCATCCTACTGAGGCAGGGTGGCATGCTGTGTATAACAAGCTACGAGTCATGAATGTTCTTCAACAGATTCATTATTAG
- the LOC123890406 gene encoding subtilisin-like protease SBT4.15: MLQNLLLLLLVPIFLHSFPILIQGSNQYERKPYIVYMGELPASRAHTMEQHHYNMLEAVIGNKQLARESKIHSYGKSFNGFVARLLPHEAEKLKKEKNVVSVFRNTYNKLHTTRSWDFIGMPLKVRRNPNIESHIIVGVLDTGIWVDCPSFNDEGYGPPPRRWKGKCVMGANFTGCNNKVIGAKYFNLDPTGPTLPNPSPVDDQGHGTHTSSTAAGSVVRGASLYGIGEGTARGGVPSARIAMYKVCWSIGCSDMDMLAGFDEAIADGVNFISVSIGGPSRDFFSDPIAIGAFHAMRRGVLTSCSAGNDGPRPMSVENVAPWIMTVAATTVDRQFTTLVSFGDGKNVTGLSINTFSPEKNMYPLTSGSLAANLSGDSYGSPSGCDYGTLDRDKVKGRIVYCSGGTGGQDLTIKEYGGAGTIIALEDEADASYTTVIPGAFVDINTVGKNIETYINSTKNPQAVIYKTGSTKFPAPYLATFSSKGPQRITRNILKPDLAAPGLDILAAYSKLATLTGYPEDTRYDVFNIISGTSMACPHAIAAAAYVKSFHPDWTPAAIKSALMTTATPIKVNDNFTELGSGSGQISPVKALHPGLLYDIRMDSYISFLCMQGYNSTSIGTLIGSKSFNCSKVKPALGTDGINYPTMHVQLLNVTSRISEVFYRTVTNVGYGNSIYKAKVTAPEGLSVEVIPDILKFSRLHQDLSFKVVLKGPPMPAEKVTLSATLEWNDFKHSVRSPIVVFKPF, from the exons atgttacaaaatttGTTACTCCTACTTCTAGTTCCTATCTTTCTCCATTCTTTTCCTATACTTATTCAAGGTTCAAATCAATATGAAAGAAAG CCATATATTGTATATATGGGAGAACTACCAGCATCAAGAGCTCATACCATGGAACAACATCACTATAACATGTTGGAGGCTGTTATTGGAAA TAAGCAGTTAGCCAGAGAATCCAAAATACATAGCTATGGAAAGAGCTTTAATGGATTTGTTGCACGACTTTTGCCTCATGAAGCAGAGAAACTGAAAA AGGAGAAGAATGTGGTATCTGTGTTTAGAAATACATATAATAAACTACACACAACAAGGTCATGGGATTTCATAGGAATGCCCCTCAAAGTGAGGAGAAATCCTAACATAGAAAGTCACATCATTGTGGGCGTGTTAGACACCG GTATTTGGGTTGATTGCCCAAGTTTCAATGATGAGGGGTATGGACCTCCCCCGCGTAGATGGAAAGGCAAATGTGTCATGGGAGCTAACTTCACTGGCTGCAACAA CAAGGTAATCGGAGCAAAATACTTCAACCTTGACCCAACTGGTCCAACCCTGCCAAACCCGAGTCCAGTGGACGATCAAGGCCATGGCACTCACACGTCATCAACCGCAGCTGGATCAGTGGTGAGGGGTGCAAGTCTTTATGGAATTGGTGAAGGCACTGCACGTGGTGGTGTCCCATCGGCACGTATTGCAATGTATAAGGTTTGTTGGAGTATTGGGTGCAGTGACATGGACATGCTTGCTGGATTTGATGAAGCCATTGCTGATGGTGTCAATTTCATATCAGTGTCCATTGGTGGACCCTCGCGTGACTTTTTCTCTGACCCAATTGCTATTGGAGCATTTCATGCTATGAGAAGAGGTGTTCTCACTTCTTGCTCAGCTGGAAATGATGGTCCTCGACCTATGTCTGTTGAGAATGTAGCTCCTTGGATTATGACTGTTGCTGCCACCACCGTCGATAGACAGTTCACCACACTAGTTTCCTTTGGTGATGGAAAGAATGTTACG GGACTATCTATTAATACATTTTCCCCTGAGAAAAATATGTATCCACTGACTAGTGGAAGTCTTGCTGCTAACCTTAGTGGAGATTCATATGGCAGTCCtag TGGTTGTGATTATGGGACTCTAGACAGGGATAAGGTGAAGGGGAGAATAGTGTATTGTTCTGGGGGTACAGGTGGCCAAGACTTGACCATTAAAGAGTATGGAGGAGCAGGAACCATTATAGCACTTGAAGATGAAGCAGATGCTTCCTACACCACAGTTATTCCAGGGGCATTTGTTGATATCAATACAGTAGGCAAAAACATtgaaacctatatcaattccacAAA GAATCCTCAAGCTGTGATTTACAAAACAGGAAGTACAAAATTCCCAGCTCCATATCTTGCTACTTTTTCATCTAAAGGTCCTCAGCGTATCACTCGTAACATCCTCAAG CCTGACTTGGCTGCCCCGGGACTGGACATACTAGCTGCCTACTCCAAACTGGCAACGCTAACAGGGTACCCCGAAGACACTCGTTACgatgtttttaatataatatcagGAACTTCCATGGCTTGTCCACATGCCATTGCAGCTGCTGCTTATGTTAAATCCTTCCATCCTGACTGGACTCCTGCTGCAATTAAATCTGCCCTCATGACCACTG CAACTCCTATAAAAGTCAACGACAATTTCACGGAACTGGGATCCGGGTCAGGACAGATTAGTCCAGTAAAAGCATTGCATCCTGGCCTACTTTATGACATTAGAATGGACTCCTATATTTCCTTCCTATGCATGCAAGGCTACAACAGCACCAGCATCGGTACCCTTATTGGTAGCAAAAGTTTCAATTGCAGCAAGGTTAAACCTGCACTAGGCACTGATGGAATCAACTACCCTACCATGCATGTCCAGCTCCTGAATGTCACTTCTAGAATTTCCGAAGTTTTTTACAGGACTGTGACTAATGTAGGATATGGAAATTCAATATACAAGGCTAAAGTCACAGCACCTGAGGGTCTTTCTGTAGAGGTCATCCCAGATATATTGAAGTTTAGTCGGTTGCACCAAGACCTGTCATTTAAGGTTGTCCTGAAGGGGCCTCCAATGCCGGCGGAGAAAGTTACATTATCTGCAACTCTTGAATGGAATGACTTTAAACACAGTGTTAGAAGTCCAATAGTTGTCTTTAAGCCATTTTGA
- the LOC123890407 gene encoding uncharacterized protein LOC123890407 isoform X1 — translation MESDKRYDSTSSSLSFSPTSSSSSSSSCASEDRSVKTEEIEAAETLAYLARLAMRQTTHSPDSLIPHSDPPQHLQGQAVSGQQLDGKIYSTTSVETERTQESDCLRNMKVEQNADLPKTTHCNKSRRNLTEEEKEARRIRRVLANRESARQTIRRRQALTEELNRKAATLVMENENLKRKKELALKEYQSLETTNKLLKAQVTKSINTKMEKAPVEQELSVAEAAPMHGNSPWFIYNHFPVRQLFWPAIFQSSKQVQLQHTPFNSIAIPSHVYVSCPAESESPHKQNNLVNDNQTQNPLYMFPCPWLYPPPEIGNGQPPPSSGLEDKQDNLPLGEQCSTSLSLNRVENVDYHATLPIKLKTEASDWTESRSSNDPDHATPNFSLDGGEQKTRCQIEMFHGPAVDCNGHAHVVKQEPELQLHSASDTNISSTASHIKPYSLEKKQEQFICTGKNLVDAVAAAEARKRRKELTKLKSNQSRQSRMEC, via the exons ATGGAATCAGATAAGCGCTATgattcaacttcttcttctctttcctTCTCTCCtacttcatcatcttcttcatcctcttccTGTGCTTCGGAGGATCGTTCGGTTAAGACAGAGGAAATTGAGGCGGCGGAGACTCTAGCTTACTTGGCGCGACTAGCAATGCGCCAAACAACTCACTCACCCGATTCACTCATTCCTCACTCGGATCCTCCTCAACATCTGCAG GGCCAAGCTGTTTCAGGTCAGCAGCTAGATGGGAAAATATATAGTACTACATCAGTAGAAACAGAAAGGACTCAGGAGAGTGACTGCTTAAGAAACATGAAGGTGGAGCAGAATGCTGATTTACCTAAGACTACTCACTGCAATAAGTCAAGACGTAATTTAACCGAG gaagaaaaagaagcacgGAGGATACGAAGGGTATTGGCAAATAGAGAGTCCGCTAGGCAGACAATTCGCCGCAGGCAG GCTCTGACTGAGGAGTTAAACAGAAAAGCTGCAACCTTAGTGATGGAAAATGAAAACCTGAAGAGG AAGAAGGAGTTGGCTTTGAAAGAGTATCAGTCTTTAGAGACTACAAATAAGCTCTTAAAAGCACAA GTAACTAAGTCAATAAacacaaaaatggaaaaagctCCTGTTGAGCAGGAGTTATCTGTGGCTGAGGCAGCACCTATGCATGGTAATAGTCCATGGTTTATTTATAACCATTTTCCGGTTAGACAGTTATTTTGGCCTGCCATTTTTCAGTCTTCTAAACAAGTTCAATTACAACATACACCATTTAATTCCATTGCCATTCCATCACATGTATATGTATCATGTCCTGCTGAGTCTGAATCTCCTCACAAGCAAAATAACCTTGTAAATGACAATCAAACACAAAATCCATTGTACATGTTTCCATGTCCTTGGTTATACCCTCCACCAGAAATTGGAAATGGACAACCACCACCTTCTAGTGGCCTAGAAGATAAACAAGATAATCTTCCTCTAGGTGAACAATGCAGTACTAGTTTATCCTTAAATAGAGTGGAAAATGTGGATTATCATGCAACTCTACCTATCAAACTGAAAACAGAAGCTTCTGACTGGACAGAATCCAGATCTAGTAATGACCCTGACCATGCCACTCCAAATTTTTCTTTGGATGGAGGTGAGCAGAAAACAAGATGTCAAATAGAAATGTTCCATGGACCTGCAGTTGATTGTAATGGACATGCTCATGTAGTCAAGCAAGAACCTGAGCTTCAATTACATTCCGCTTCCGATACCAACATATCTTCAACAGCTTCTCATATCAAACCTTATTCACTGGAAAAGAAACAAGAACAGTTCATATGCACAGGTAAAAATCTAGTGGATGCAGTTGCTGCAGCAGAGGCACGAAAGAGGAGAAAGGAGCTGACAAAACTAAAAAGCAATCAAAGCCGCCAGTCCCGGATGGAGTGTTGA
- the LOC123890407 gene encoding uncharacterized protein LOC123890407 isoform X2 — protein sequence MESDKRYDSTSSSLSFSPTSSSSSSSSCASEDRSVKTEEIEAAETLAYLARLAMRQTTHSPDSLIPHSDPPQHLQGQAVSGQQLDGKIYSTTSVETERTQESDCLRNMKVEQNADLPKTTHCNKSRRNLTEEEKEARRIRRVLANRESARQTIRRRQALTEELNRKAATLVMENENLKRKELALKEYQSLETTNKLLKAQVTKSINTKMEKAPVEQELSVAEAAPMHGNSPWFIYNHFPVRQLFWPAIFQSSKQVQLQHTPFNSIAIPSHVYVSCPAESESPHKQNNLVNDNQTQNPLYMFPCPWLYPPPEIGNGQPPPSSGLEDKQDNLPLGEQCSTSLSLNRVENVDYHATLPIKLKTEASDWTESRSSNDPDHATPNFSLDGGEQKTRCQIEMFHGPAVDCNGHAHVVKQEPELQLHSASDTNISSTASHIKPYSLEKKQEQFICTGKNLVDAVAAAEARKRRKELTKLKSNQSRQSRMEC from the exons ATGGAATCAGATAAGCGCTATgattcaacttcttcttctctttcctTCTCTCCtacttcatcatcttcttcatcctcttccTGTGCTTCGGAGGATCGTTCGGTTAAGACAGAGGAAATTGAGGCGGCGGAGACTCTAGCTTACTTGGCGCGACTAGCAATGCGCCAAACAACTCACTCACCCGATTCACTCATTCCTCACTCGGATCCTCCTCAACATCTGCAG GGCCAAGCTGTTTCAGGTCAGCAGCTAGATGGGAAAATATATAGTACTACATCAGTAGAAACAGAAAGGACTCAGGAGAGTGACTGCTTAAGAAACATGAAGGTGGAGCAGAATGCTGATTTACCTAAGACTACTCACTGCAATAAGTCAAGACGTAATTTAACCGAG gaagaaaaagaagcacgGAGGATACGAAGGGTATTGGCAAATAGAGAGTCCGCTAGGCAGACAATTCGCCGCAGGCAG GCTCTGACTGAGGAGTTAAACAGAAAAGCTGCAACCTTAGTGATGGAAAATGAAAACCTGAAGAGG AAGGAGTTGGCTTTGAAAGAGTATCAGTCTTTAGAGACTACAAATAAGCTCTTAAAAGCACAA GTAACTAAGTCAATAAacacaaaaatggaaaaagctCCTGTTGAGCAGGAGTTATCTGTGGCTGAGGCAGCACCTATGCATGGTAATAGTCCATGGTTTATTTATAACCATTTTCCGGTTAGACAGTTATTTTGGCCTGCCATTTTTCAGTCTTCTAAACAAGTTCAATTACAACATACACCATTTAATTCCATTGCCATTCCATCACATGTATATGTATCATGTCCTGCTGAGTCTGAATCTCCTCACAAGCAAAATAACCTTGTAAATGACAATCAAACACAAAATCCATTGTACATGTTTCCATGTCCTTGGTTATACCCTCCACCAGAAATTGGAAATGGACAACCACCACCTTCTAGTGGCCTAGAAGATAAACAAGATAATCTTCCTCTAGGTGAACAATGCAGTACTAGTTTATCCTTAAATAGAGTGGAAAATGTGGATTATCATGCAACTCTACCTATCAAACTGAAAACAGAAGCTTCTGACTGGACAGAATCCAGATCTAGTAATGACCCTGACCATGCCACTCCAAATTTTTCTTTGGATGGAGGTGAGCAGAAAACAAGATGTCAAATAGAAATGTTCCATGGACCTGCAGTTGATTGTAATGGACATGCTCATGTAGTCAAGCAAGAACCTGAGCTTCAATTACATTCCGCTTCCGATACCAACATATCTTCAACAGCTTCTCATATCAAACCTTATTCACTGGAAAAGAAACAAGAACAGTTCATATGCACAGGTAAAAATCTAGTGGATGCAGTTGCTGCAGCAGAGGCACGAAAGAGGAGAAAGGAGCTGACAAAACTAAAAAGCAATCAAAGCCGCCAGTCCCGGATGGAGTGTTGA
- the LOC123890408 gene encoding serine/threonine-protein kinase D6PKL1-like, which yields MGSFSGACEIVEAREDLSKGKGVVGICQSNSRCKTSEKNKKPLVLNLGYKDYIDDDINKLFESFSLKSSSRDLGMSQDGTSHKLKNTLKKPMTMGVPRSPRVGTSEAANLKQALRDLCISKASEVAAMKRLSKSTASPRISEVGRIQTLYSSVVDETGHSGPYIAESKGHRKEISVVPEKGKSPLLDKTSQSHQTTQITSSSQAINSAWEIAVATTQLDSGTSSMQRDSACSSSKTGFQSRHVVPVQPEKQTSASYQSLYNASESKLELPVHASSPKKLGNKVVVSNTGRKGRLQTASSSSTSVSGTKVNKQPHHSPHTVKMVIKNKNLSKKKVKEEDSGSSSCDPTSNEVSKSVPGTAGLICERCRCALENTGEEKNKEIMTADSTSPGNGVNSGSNKPDLASTSGTINKGCKAVAKVVKNTKLKEQLEFSQSSKSSQGEYSSSTSTSDESNMSGSSFGSRPHMSKDVRWEAIRRAQMLHGALGLRHFNLLKKLGCGDIGTVYLAELIGTSCLFAIKVMDIEFLARRKKIPRAQTEKEILRMLDHPFLPTLYVQFTSDNLSCLVMEYCPGGDLHVLRQKQPDRCFSELAARFYVAEVLLALEYLHMLGVVYRDLKPENILVREDGHIMLTDFDLSLRCAVSPTLLKSSYDVESTKISRLSAQSSCIEPFCIEPSCQVTCFSPRFLPASAKARKLKVDPVAQVRSLPQLVAEPTDARSNSFVGTHEYLAPEIIKEEGHGAAVDWWTFGVFLYELLYGRTPFKGSNNEETLANVVLQSLRFSDDPFVSFEAMDLIRGLLVKEPENRLGSQRGAAEIKKHPFFEGLNWALIRCATPPELPEFCDFEVLDTASQGKGAKYLECNVGEHVEFELF from the exons atggGTTCATTTTCTGGCGCTTGTGAAATAGTTGAAGCAAGAGAGGATTTAAGTAAAGGGAAAGGTGTTGTAGGGATTTGCCAGTCCAATTCTCGATGCAAAACgtctgagaaaaataagaagCCTTTGGTGTTGAACCTGGGATACAAGGATTATATTGATGATGATATTAACAAGCTGTTTGAATCATTTTCTCTTAAATCTTCATCAAGGGATTTGGGCATGTCACAAGATGGTACGAGTCATAAGCTGAAAAACACCTTAAAAAAGCCAATGACAATGGGTGTTCCTCGGTCTCCACGAGTTGGAACTTCTGAGGCTGCTAATTTGAAGCAGGCATTGAGAGACCTTTGTATATCTAAGGCCTCAGAAGTGGCTGCTATGAAACGGTTGTCAAAGTCAACAGCTTCTCCAAGAATATCTGAGGTTGGGAGGATACAAACATTGTACAGTTCAGTTGTAGATGAAACTGGTCATTCTGGGCCTTATATTGCTGAGAGTAAAGGGCACAGAAAAGAAATCTCTGTAGTGCCAGAAAAAGGCAAGTCGCCCTTGTTGGATAAAACATCTCAATCTCATCAAACTACCCAAATCACATCATCGAGCCAAGCCATCAATTCTGCTTGGGAAATCGCTGTTGCAACTACTCAACTTGATTCCGGGACTTCATCGATGCAAAGAGATTCAGCATGTTCATCGAGTAAAACTGGGTTTCAATCACGGCACGTGGTACCCGTTCAACCAGAAAAACAAACATCTGCATCTTATCAATCTCTTTATAATGCATCTGAAAGTAAATTAGAGTTGCCTGTACACGCTTCTTCCCCTAAAAAGTTAGGAAATAAAGTGGTTGTGTCCAATACTGGACGGAAAGGTAGGTTGCAGACAGCATCTTCTTCATCTACTTCTGTAAGTGGCACCAAAGTTAACAAACAGCCACACCACTCCCCTCACACAGTTAAAATGGTCATCAAGAACAAGAATCTGAGTAAGAAGAAAGTGAAGGAGGAGGATTCAGGTTCTTCATCATGTGATCCTACATCAAATGAAGTTAGTAAGTCTGTTCCTGGCACAGCTGGACTGATTTGTGAAAGATGTAGGTGTGCTTTAGAAAATACAggtgaagaaaaaaacaaagagaTTATGACCGCGGACTCTACTAGTCCTGGAAATGGAGTGAACTCTGGTTCAAATAAACCTGATTTGGCATCAACTAGCGGTACTATAAACAAAGGCTGCAAAGCAGTTGCAAAGGTGGTGAAGAACACCAAGTTGAAAGAACAACTTGAGTTTTCACAAAGCTCAAAGAGTAGTCAAGGTGAGTACAGTAGTAGTACTAGTACCAGTGATGAGAGCAACATGAGTGGCTCAAGTTTCGGCAGTAGGCCTCACATGTCAAAGGATGTTAGGTGGGAAGCCATTCGACGTGCTCAAATGCTGCATGGAGCCTTGGGCTTGAGACatttcaatcttttgaagaaacTTGGTTGTGGAGACATTGGGACTGTTTATCTCGCTGAACTAATTGGCACAAGCTGTTTGTTTGCTATTAAGGTCATGGACATCGAATTTTTGGCAAGGCGGAAGAAGATACCTAGGGCTCAAActgaaaaagaaatattaaggATGCTGGACCATCCGTTTCTTCCTACCTTGTATGTGCAATTTACATCAGATAATCTCTCATGTTTGGTCATGGAGTATTGTCCAGGTGGAGATCTTCATGTTCTACGGCAGAAGCAGCCCGATAGATGTTTCTCGGAGCTAGCAGCAAG GTTTTATGTTGCTGAAGTCCTCCTTGCTTTGGAGTACTTGCACATGCTTGGAGTTGTTTATCGTGATTTAAAACCTGAAAACATTCTTGTTCGAGAAGACGGCCACATTATGCTCACTGATTTTGATCTGTCGTTGAGGTGTGCTGTTAGCCCAACACTTCTGAAGTCATCTTATGATGTTGAATCTACAAAAATTTCTCGTCTTAGTGCACAATCAAGTTGTATCGAACCATTCTGTATTGAACCATCTTGTCAAGTTACATGCTTCAGCCCCAGATTCCTACCGGCTTCAGCAAAAGCAAGGAAATTAAAAGTTGATCCTGTTGCCCAGGTCAGATCACTGCCACAGCTTGTGGCCGAGCCCACAGATGCAAGATCAAACTCATTTGTTGGTACACACGAATACTTGGCGCCTGAGATCATCAAAGAAGAGGGTCATGGAGCTGCAGTTGACTGGTGGACATTTGGCGTTTTTCTGTATGAGCTTTTATATGGTAGAACACCCTTTAAAGGTTCTAACAATGAAGAAACATTAGCAAACGTGGTATTGCAAAGTCTTAGATTCTCTGATGACCCATTTGTTAGTTTCGAAGCGATGGACCTGATTAGAGGGTTGTTGGTTAAAGAGCCTGAAAACCGTTTGGGTTCACAGAGAGGAGCTGCTGAGATTAAAAAACATCCCTTCTTCGAGGGTCTTAACTGGGCCTTAATTCGTTGTGCTACCCCACCAGAACTTCCAGAGTTTTGTGATTTTGAAGTTTTAGACACGGCCTCACAAGGCAAGGGTGCTAAGTATTTAGAGTGTAATGTAGGAGAGCACGTCGAATTCGAGTTGTTTTAA